Proteins found in one Panthera tigris isolate Pti1 chromosome B3, P.tigris_Pti1_mat1.1, whole genome shotgun sequence genomic segment:
- the LOC102966263 gene encoding cytochrome P450 1A1 translates to MMLSVFGLSVPISATELLLASFVFCLVFWVVRAWQPRVPKGLKSPPGPWGWPLLGHVLTLGKNPHLVLARLSQRYGDVLQIRIGSTPVLVLSGLDTIRQALVRQGDDFKGRPDLYSFSLISEGQSMTFSPDSGPVWAARRRLAQNALKSFSIASDPASSSSCYLEDHVSKEAEYLIGKFQELMAKVGHFDPYRYVVVSVANVICAMCFGRRYDHDDQELLSLVNLSNEFGDGAASGNPVDFFPILRYLPNPALDFFKDVNEKFSIFMHKMVKEHYKTFEKGHIRDITDSLIEHCQDKRLDENANIQLSDEKIVNVVSDLFGAGFDTVTTAISWCLMYLVTSPNVQEKIQKELDTVIGRARQPRLSDRLQLPYMEAFILEIFRHTSFIPFTIPHSTTKDTSLSGFYIPKERCVFVNQWQINHDQKLWGDPSEFRPERFLTPDGTINKALSEKVILFGLGKRKCIGETIARLEVFLFLAILLQQVEFSVPQGTKVDMTPIYGLTMKHARCEHFQVRMRT, encoded by the exons ATGATGTTGTCTGTGTTTGgactctctgtccccatctcGGCCACAGAGCTTCTCCTGGCCTCCTTTGTCTTCTGCCTGGTGTTCTGGGTGGTCAGGGCCTGGCAGCCTCGGGTTCCCAAAGGCCTGAAGAGTCCaccagggccctggggctggcCTCTGCTCGGGCACGTGCTGACCTTGGGGAAGAACCCACATCTGGTGCTGGCAAGGCTGAGCCAGCGTTACGGGGACGTGCTGCAAATCCGCATCGGCTCCACACCCGTGCTGGTGCTCAGTGGCCTGGACACCATCCGGCAGGCCCTGGTGCGTCAGGGTGATGATTTCAAGGGGCGGCCCGATCTCTACAGCTTCAGTCTGATCTCTGAGGGCCAAAGCATGACCTTCAGCCCAGACTCTGGACCGGTGTGGGCTGCCCGCAGGCGCCTGGCCCAGAATGCCCTGAAGAGTTTCTCCATTGCTTCAGACCCGGCTTCCTCATCCTCCTGCTACCTGGAAGACCATGTGAGCAAGGAGGCTGAGTACCTCATTGGCAAGTTCCAGGAGCTGATGGCAAAGGTTGGGCACTTTGACCCCTACAGATATGTAGTGGTGTCAGTGGCCAATGTCATCTGCGCCATGTGTTTTGGCCGGCGCTATGACCATGATGACCAAGAGCTGCTTAGCTTAGTCAACCTGAGTAATGAGTTCGGGGATGGCGCTGCCTCTGGGAACCCTGTGGACTTCTTCCCCATCCTTCGATACCTACCTAACCCTGCCCTGGATTTCTTCAAGGACGTGAATGAGAAGTTCTCCATCTTCATGCATAAGATGGTCAAGGAACACTACAAAACTTTTGAGAAG GGTCACATTCGGGATATCACAGACAGCCTGATTGAGCACTGTCAGGACAAGAGGCTGGACGAGAATGCCAATATCCAGCTGTCTGACGAGAAGATTGTTAATGTTGTCTCGGACCTCTTCGGAGCTG GATTTGACACAGTCACAACTGCCATCTCCTGGTGCCTCATGTACCTGGTGACGAGCCCCAATGTACAGGAAAAGATCCAGAAGGAGCTGG ACACAGTGATTGGGAGGGCGCGGCAGCCCCGGCTCTCTGACAGACTCCAGCTGCCCTACATGGAAGCATTCATCCTGGAGATCTTCCGACATACCTCCTTCATCCCTTTCACTATCCCCCATAG taCCACAAAAGACACAAGTCTGAGTGGCTTTTACATCCCCAAGGAGCGTTGTGTCTTTGTGAACCAGTGGCAGATCAACCATGACCA GAAGCTATGGGGTGACCCATCTGAGTTCCGACCAGAACGATTTCTCACTCCTGATGGCACCATCAACAAGGCACTGAGTGAGAAGGTGATTCTCTTTGGTTTGGGCAAGAGGAAGTGCATCGGTGAGACCATTGCCCGCTTGGAggtctttctcttcctggccATCCTGCTGCAGCAGGTGGAATTCAGTGTGCCACAGGGCACGAAGGTGGATATGACCCCTATTTATGGGCTGACCATGAAGCATGCCCGGTGTGAGCACTTCCAAGTGCGGATGCGCACTTAG